One Podarcis raffonei isolate rPodRaf1 chromosome 3, rPodRaf1.pri, whole genome shotgun sequence genomic region harbors:
- the LOC128410763 gene encoding sulfotransferase 6B1-like has translation MPYVRQKFIDILEKAMEDGEKMTREEMLFTYDGVVYPTALCSPEQFKALESFEARSDDVFLAGYCKSGTNWVGQIVTDLVVTSAKKHEPEKLNEKLLLAEIPYIEIGDLEKYQRMNGYPSRRVMFTHLRPDKFPKSVFKNKAKILLLIRNPKDVAASFFHFSNTFAPYPPYDKFEDYFRALMEGQMPWGSYIEYLCVWNKFIDKENVMPITYEELKENTAAGAKKIAEFFELNLSDEDCLGVAERSTFKAMKGNSKSTHGEFGDVLFRKGGVSDWKTLFSQEKSQEMDRIFKERLAGTKVGSIIKYDVYCK, from the exons ATGCCTTACGTTAGACAGAAGTTCATTGACATTCTGGAAAAAGCAATGGAAGATGGTGAAAAGATGACTCGAGAGGAAATGCTATTTACTTATGACGGAGTTGTGTACCCCACAGCTCTTTGCAGCCCAGAGCAGTTCAAAGCTCTTGAATCTTTTGAGGCAAGAAGTGATGATGTGTTTCTAGCAGGATACTGCAAATCCG GTACCAACTGGGTTGGCCAAATAGTTACAGATTTAGTAGTCACATCTGCAAAGAAACATGAACCGGAGAAACTGAATGAAAAATTGCTACTTGCGGAAATTCCGTATATTGAAATTGGAGATCTTGAAAAGTATCAG AGGATGAACGGCTATCCCTCCAGGAGAGTGATGTTTACTCATCTCCGCCCTGATAAGTTTCCAAAATCCGTCTTCAAGAATAAAGCCAAA ATATTGCTGCTCATTCGGAATCCAAAGGATGTCGCTgcatcttttttccatttctcgaACACCTTCGCTCCATATCCCCCTTATGATAAATTTGAAGATTACTTCCGAGCTTTAATGGAAGGACAAA TGCCCTGGGGTTCCTATATTGAATATCTTTGCGTGTGGAACAAATTCATTGATAAAGAAAATGTCATGCCAATAACATATGAAGAGCTGAAAGAG AACACAGCTGCAGGAGCCAAAAAAATAGCTGAATTCTTTGAACTGAACCTAAGTGACGAAGACTGTCTTGGTGTTGCAGAAAGGAGCACTTTCAAAGCTATGAAAGGCAATTCCAAATCAACCCATGGAGAATTTGGTGATGTTCTTTTCCGTAAAG GTGGTGTAAGTGACTGGAAGACACTTTTCAGTCAAGAAAAGAGTCAGGAAATGGACAGAATATTTAAAGAAAGATTAGCAGGGACCAAGGTGGGATCAATTATAAAATACGATGTCTATTGTAAATAA
- the LOC128410762 gene encoding sulfotransferase 6B1-like, translating to MSQEGLKGIMEKKLEEARKAAPEDQLFMHEGGLYPSIVCCPDTMKILDTFEARSDDVVLVGYAKTGTNWVGQILKELEAASGKYDEEEMKRRQQIEKELKLLPYLEFGDPGKFERLKKLPSRRVIKTHLIPQKIPKSIFQKKAKILVLFRNPKDTAVSYFHFSKGMSIVPDQKTWDEFFSEFMNGIVPYGLYFNHIIEWNKYLDDKNIMFITYEELKENTTLGIKKIAEFFNFSVTEQDIQSIMEKTSFNSMKEKSHETHGKMGNTLFRKGIVGDWKSVFSESQNEEMDRKFEEAAARTKLGKMLKYELYCKS from the exons ATGTCTCAGGAAGGATTGAAGGGAATTATGGAGAAGAAGTTGGAAGAAGCTAGAAAGGCTGCTCCTGAAGACCAGTTGTTTATGCATGAAGGGGGTTTATATCCTAGCATAGTCTGCTGTCCCGACACAATGAAAATTCTTGACACGTTTGAAGCTCGGAGTGATGATGTGGTATTAGTGGGATACGCCAAAACTG GTACTAACTGGGTTGGTCAGATTTTAAAAGAGTTGGAAGCCGCATCTGGAAAATACGATGAAGAAGAAATGAAGCGGAGGCAGCAGATAGAGAAAGAATTAAAATTACTGCCATACCTTGAATTTGGAGATCCCGGGAAGTTTGAG AGGTTGAAGAAGTTACCTTCCAGAAGAGTGATAAAAACACATCTcattcctcaaaagattccaaAATCTATTTTCCAAAAGAAGGCAAAG ATCCTGGTTTTGTTTCGAAATCCAAAAGACACGGCTGTATCCTACTTCCATTTTTCCAAAGGCATGAGCATCGTCCCTGATCAGAAAACCTGGGATGAGTTCTTCTCAGAATTTATGAATGGAATAG TTCCCTATGGCCTTTACTTTAATCATATCATTGAATGGAACAAGTATCTGGATGACAAAAATATCATGTTTATTACCTATGAGGAACTAAAAGAG AACACAACTCTGGGAATAAAAAAAATAGCTGAATTCTTTAATTTTTCTGTGACGGAACAAGATATTCAGTCCATTATGGAGAAGACCAGTTTCAACAGCATGAAAGAAAAATCCCATGAAACCCATGGAAAAATGGGCAACACTCTTTTCCGTAAAG GCATAGTAGGTGACTGGAAGAGTGTCTTCTCTGAGAGCCAGAATGAAGAAATGGATAGAAAATTTGAGGAGGCTGCAGCAAGAACTAAGCTTGGAAAGATGCTGAAGTACGAGCTATATTGCAAGAGCTAA